The following proteins are encoded in a genomic region of Pseudoxanthomonas suwonensis 11-1:
- the rseP gene encoding RIP metalloprotease RseP — MGDFLGSVWWLVVSLGVLVTFHEFGHYWVARRCGVDVLRFSVGFGKPLWSRYNRHGTEFAIAAIPLGGYVKMLDEREGEVPVTRQAHAFNRQGVWSRIAIVAAGPAANLLLCVALLWVMFMVGRQDYAPLLGRVDGVAAESGLQRGDRLVEVDGRRVATWTEATLALAAPALDRRDIPVKVEDPAGAIAERTLRLSRLPEVVDERRLPEQAGLTWHFLLAPPRIDQVRTDGAAAGALQAGDLVLAVDGAPVISADEISPLIQQLGERGGPGMVEVERDGERLALELEPRRATDPARNGMWELGISLAAPQAPAYDAVQRFGPLAAVPAALRETGRLAVDSLGMMRRMVTGEASVKNLSGPVTIARAANASAKRGADWFLYFLALLSLSLAIINLLPIPILDGGHLLYYSIELIKGSPLSERAMAAGQYVGLALLAGLMGLAFYNDLLGLLPR; from the coding sequence ATGGGTGACTTCCTGGGCTCTGTCTGGTGGCTGGTCGTCAGCCTCGGGGTGCTGGTCACCTTCCACGAGTTCGGCCACTACTGGGTCGCCCGCCGCTGCGGGGTGGACGTGCTGCGCTTCTCGGTGGGCTTCGGCAAGCCGCTGTGGTCGCGCTACAACCGCCACGGTACCGAGTTCGCGATCGCCGCCATCCCGCTGGGCGGCTACGTGAAGATGCTGGACGAGCGCGAGGGCGAGGTCCCGGTCACCCGCCAGGCCCATGCCTTCAACCGCCAGGGCGTATGGAGCCGGATCGCGATCGTGGCCGCCGGCCCGGCCGCCAACCTGCTGCTGTGCGTGGCCCTGCTGTGGGTCATGTTCATGGTCGGCCGCCAGGACTACGCCCCGCTGCTGGGACGGGTCGACGGCGTGGCCGCCGAATCCGGCCTCCAGCGCGGCGACCGCCTGGTGGAGGTCGACGGCCGCCGGGTCGCGACCTGGACCGAGGCCACCCTGGCCCTGGCCGCCCCGGCCCTGGACCGCCGCGACATCCCGGTCAAGGTCGAGGACCCGGCCGGCGCCATCGCCGAGCGGACCCTGCGCCTGTCGCGGCTGCCGGAGGTGGTCGACGAACGCCGCCTGCCCGAGCAGGCCGGCCTGACCTGGCACTTCCTGCTGGCCCCGCCGCGGATCGACCAGGTCCGCACCGATGGCGCCGCCGCCGGCGCCCTGCAGGCCGGCGACCTGGTGCTGGCCGTGGACGGCGCCCCGGTGATCTCCGCCGATGAGATCTCCCCGCTCATCCAGCAGCTGGGCGAGCGCGGCGGCCCGGGCATGGTCGAGGTCGAGCGCGACGGCGAGCGCCTGGCGCTGGAGCTGGAGCCCCGCCGTGCCACCGATCCGGCCCGCAACGGCATGTGGGAGCTGGGCATCAGCCTGGCCGCGCCCCAGGCCCCCGCCTACGACGCGGTGCAGCGTTTCGGCCCGCTGGCCGCGGTCCCGGCCGCGCTGCGCGAGACCGGCCGCCTGGCGGTCGATTCGCTGGGCATGATGCGGCGCATGGTCACCGGCGAGGCCTCGGTCAAGAACCTGTCCGGCCCGGTCACCATCGCCCGTGCCGCCAACGCCTCGGCCAAGCGCGGCGCCGACTGGTTCCTGTACTTCCTGGCCCTGCTCTCGCTGAGCCTGGCCATCATCAACCTGCTGCCGATCCCGATCTTGGACGGCGGCCACCTCCTGTATTATTCGATCGAGTTGATCAAGGGCAGTCCGCTGAGCGAGCGGGCGATGGCCGCCGGCCAGTACGTCGGCCTGGCGTTGCTGGCGGGGCTGATGGGCCTGGCCTTCTACAACGACCTGCTAGGCCTGCTCCCGCGATGA
- a CDS encoding CPBP family intramembrane metalloprotease, with product MLALAGVAPDELESVDPGSGWRLFFGAVVIAPVVESLLLGGTLWLMPERWSIPARALVAGIGWGLLHGLFAPFWFFGTWFPFFVFACGWMTWRQRSFRHALAAAALPHAVQNLLACCIVAVSG from the coding sequence GTGCTGGCGCTTGCGGGTGTGGCGCCGGATGAGCTGGAAAGCGTGGACCCGGGGTCCGGCTGGCGGCTTTTCTTCGGGGCGGTGGTGATCGCGCCGGTGGTGGAATCCCTGCTGTTGGGCGGCACGCTCTGGCTCATGCCGGAGCGCTGGAGCATTCCGGCCAGGGCCCTCGTGGCAGGTATCGGCTGGGGTCTGCTGCACGGCCTGTTCGCCCCGTTCTGGTTCTTCGGTACCTGGTTCCCATTCTTCGTCTTTGCCTGCGGCTGGATGACGTGGCGGCAGCGCTCGTTCCGGCATGCCCTGGCAGCCGCCGCGCTGCCGCATGCGGTGCAGAACCTGCTGGCGTGCTGCATCGTGGCGGTATCCGGCTGA
- the ispD gene encoding 2-C-methyl-D-erythritol 4-phosphate cytidylyltransferase: MGSIWAVVPAAGRGTRFGGEIPKQYLEVAGRPLLVHTLDALLAHPAVAGVVLALSGDDPRWPGWHEYRGKPLLACTGGDSRAASVLAALQALPESVRPDDFVLVHDAARPNLALDDLDRLLERGRLDPVGAILAAPVRDTLKRAGDDGGIDGTEPRERLWRALTPQLFRRLQLTRALEAAAAEGVEVTDEAMAFERQGLRPLLVEGREDNFKVTTPADLARFEFELSRR, from the coding sequence ATGGGCAGCATCTGGGCCGTGGTTCCTGCGGCGGGGCGGGGCACCCGCTTCGGCGGCGAGATCCCCAAGCAGTACCTGGAAGTGGCCGGCCGGCCCCTGCTGGTCCACACCCTGGACGCGCTGCTGGCGCACCCGGCGGTGGCCGGCGTGGTGCTGGCGCTGTCCGGCGACGATCCGCGCTGGCCCGGCTGGCACGAATACCGTGGCAAGCCGCTGCTGGCCTGCACCGGCGGCGACAGCCGCGCCGCCTCGGTGCTGGCCGCGCTGCAGGCGCTGCCCGAATCCGTGCGTCCCGACGATTTCGTCCTGGTCCATGACGCCGCCCGGCCCAACCTGGCGCTGGACGACCTGGACCGGCTGCTGGAGCGAGGCCGCCTCGATCCGGTCGGCGCGATCCTGGCTGCACCGGTGCGCGACACCCTCAAGCGCGCCGGCGATGACGGCGGAATCGATGGCACCGAGCCGCGCGAGCGCCTGTGGCGCGCGCTGACCCCGCAGCTGTTCCGCCGCCTGCAGCTGACCCGCGCGCTGGAGGCCGCCGCGGCCGAGGGCGTGGAAGTCACCGACGAGGCCATGGCCTTCGAGCGCCAGGGCCTGCGCCCGCTGCTGGTGGAAGGCCGCGAGGACAACTTCAAGGTCACCACCCCGGCCGACCTGGCGCGGTTCGAATTCGAGCTTTCGCGGCGCTGA
- the eno gene encoding phosphopyruvate hydratase translates to MTSIAKIHAREILDSRGNPTLEAEVTLADGSFGRAAVPSGASTGTKEAVELRDGDKTRYLGKGVKNAVANVNGAIAETLAGFDAADQQGLDRRLIDLDGTENKGRLGANALLGVSLAAAHAVAASKKQPLWQYISGITESNVSLPVPMMNIINGGAHADNNVDFQEFMVLPVGASSFSEALRAGTEIFHSLKSVLKGHGLSTAVGDEGGFAPDFRSNVEALDTILEAIGKAGYKAGEDVLLGLDVASSEFFDNGKYHLVGENKRLSSEQFVDFLADWVAQYPIITIEDGLAEDDWAGWKLLTDRVGSKVQLVGDDLFVTNPKILKQGIDSGTANAILIKVNQIGTLSETLDAIAMAHKANYASIVSHRSGETEDTTISDIAVATTATQIKTGSLCRSDRVAKYNQLLRIEEALGGSARYAGRDAFVSLKR, encoded by the coding sequence ATGACCAGCATCGCCAAGATCCACGCCCGCGAAATCCTCGACAGCCGCGGTAACCCCACCCTGGAGGCCGAGGTCACCCTGGCCGATGGTTCCTTCGGCCGCGCCGCGGTGCCGTCGGGCGCCTCGACCGGCACCAAGGAGGCGGTGGAGCTGCGCGACGGCGACAAGACCCGCTACCTGGGCAAGGGCGTGAAGAACGCGGTCGCCAACGTCAACGGCGCCATCGCCGAGACGCTGGCCGGCTTCGACGCCGCCGACCAGCAGGGCCTGGACCGCCGCCTGATCGACCTGGACGGCACCGAGAACAAGGGCCGCCTGGGCGCCAACGCGCTGCTGGGCGTTTCGCTGGCCGCCGCCCATGCCGTGGCCGCCTCGAAGAAGCAGCCGCTGTGGCAGTACATCTCCGGCATCACCGAGTCCAATGTCTCGCTGCCGGTGCCGATGATGAACATCATCAACGGCGGTGCGCATGCCGACAACAACGTCGACTTCCAGGAGTTCATGGTCCTGCCGGTCGGCGCTTCCTCCTTCTCCGAGGCCCTGCGCGCCGGCACCGAGATCTTCCACTCGCTGAAGTCGGTGCTGAAGGGCCACGGCCTGAGCACGGCGGTCGGCGACGAGGGCGGCTTCGCCCCGGACTTCCGCAGCAACGTGGAAGCCCTGGACACCATCCTCGAGGCCATCGGCAAGGCCGGCTACAAGGCCGGCGAGGACGTGCTGCTGGGCCTGGACGTCGCCTCCAGCGAGTTCTTCGACAACGGCAAGTACCACCTGGTCGGCGAGAACAAACGCCTGTCCTCCGAGCAGTTCGTCGACTTCCTGGCCGACTGGGTCGCCCAGTACCCGATCATCACCATCGAGGACGGCCTGGCCGAGGACGACTGGGCCGGCTGGAAGCTGCTGACCGACCGCGTCGGCAGCAAGGTGCAGCTGGTCGGCGACGACCTGTTCGTGACCAACCCGAAGATCCTCAAGCAGGGCATCGACTCGGGTACCGCCAACGCGATCCTGATCAAGGTCAACCAGATCGGCACCCTGAGCGAGACCCTGGACGCCATCGCCATGGCGCACAAGGCCAACTACGCCTCGATCGTATCGCATCGTTCGGGCGAGACCGAGGACACCACGATCTCGGATATTGCGGTCGCCACCACCGCGACCCAGATCAAGACCGGTTCGCTTTGCCGCAGCGACCGCGTGGCCAAGTACAACCAGCTGCTGCGCATCGAGGAGGCCCTGGGTGGTTCGGCCCGCTACGCCGGCCGCGACGCCTTCGTCTCGCTGAAGCGCTGA
- the truD gene encoding tRNA pseudouridine(13) synthase TruD — MQAFGAPVLAARIRSVPEDFRVEELDGFEASGDGEHLLLTIEKRGMNTAFVAGELARWAGVPEVAVGYAGLKDRHAVTVQRFSVQLPGREAPPLETLERDGLRVLAQARHKRKLPRGALAGNRFVLVLRGVQGERDAVEARLQEIAARGVPNAFGGQRFGHEGGNIAKALAMFGGKRVGREQRSMLLSAARSALFNQVLAARVADGSWDRGLDGEVWALEGSRSVFGPEPMSGQIAERLAAFDIHPSGPLWGRGSLRSEGACQALELEAIADPVSLRLRDGLERAGLDQERRALRLRPQDLAWRWLEAGVLELAFSLPSGCYATSVLEQLGTIEDAAARPATPGDEAAPEKP, encoded by the coding sequence ATGCAGGCGTTCGGCGCGCCGGTACTGGCGGCGCGGATCCGCAGCGTGCCCGAGGATTTCCGGGTCGAGGAGCTGGATGGCTTCGAAGCCAGCGGCGACGGCGAACACCTGCTGCTGACCATCGAGAAGCGAGGCATGAACACCGCCTTCGTCGCCGGCGAGCTGGCGCGCTGGGCGGGGGTGCCGGAGGTGGCGGTGGGCTATGCCGGCCTCAAGGACCGCCATGCGGTGACCGTGCAACGCTTCAGCGTGCAGCTGCCGGGGCGCGAGGCGCCGCCGCTGGAGACGCTGGAGCGCGACGGCCTGCGCGTGCTGGCCCAGGCCCGGCACAAGCGCAAGCTGCCGCGCGGTGCGCTGGCCGGCAACCGCTTCGTGCTGGTGCTGCGCGGCGTGCAGGGCGAGCGCGATGCCGTCGAGGCGCGGCTGCAGGAGATTGCCGCCCGTGGCGTACCCAACGCGTTCGGCGGACAGCGCTTCGGACACGAGGGCGGCAATATCGCCAAGGCGCTGGCGATGTTCGGCGGCAAGCGGGTGGGGCGCGAGCAGCGCTCGATGCTGCTGTCGGCGGCGCGTTCGGCACTGTTCAACCAGGTCCTGGCCGCGCGCGTGGCCGATGGCAGCTGGGACCGTGGCCTGGACGGCGAGGTCTGGGCGCTGGAGGGCAGCCGCAGCGTGTTCGGCCCGGAGCCGATGAGCGGGCAGATCGCCGAGCGCCTGGCCGCGTTCGACATCCATCCCAGCGGCCCGTTGTGGGGCCGCGGCAGCCTGCGCAGCGAGGGGGCCTGCCAGGCGCTTGAGCTGGAGGCGATCGCGGACCCGGTCTCGCTGCGGCTGCGCGACGGGCTCGAGCGCGCCGGCCTGGACCAGGAGCGCCGCGCTCTGCGCCTGCGCCCGCAGGACCTGGCCTGGCGCTGGCTGGAGGCCGGCGTGCTGGAGCTGGCGTTCTCGCTGCCGTCCGGCTGCTATGCCACCTCGGTGCTGGAACAGCTGGGCACGATCGAGGACGCGGCGGCGCGTCCGGCCACGCCGGGTGACGAGGCTGCGCCGGAGAAGCCCTGA
- a CDS encoding 1-deoxy-D-xylulose-5-phosphate reductoisomerase, translating into MSSPADIRRVAVLGATGSIGTSALDVIARHPQRMRATVLAAGGRVDALLQLCVAHRPEHAVIADPALYPRLRDGLREAGLDTRAHAGDEALQALAAGPDCDTVVAAIVGAAGLGSTLAAARAGKRLLLANKESLVLAGELVMAAVREAGAEIVPIDSEHSAVFQCLRSCRDTGVRRIVLTASGGPFRGRSHASLAEVTPAQAVAHPKWSMGPKISVDSATLMNKGLEVIEAHHLFGLPGSRIDVLVHPQSLVHALVEYVDGSTLAQLGLPDMRTALAVGLGWPERIESGVAGLDLLSQGRLEFEAPDMDAFPCLGLARGAMEAGGTAPAVLNAANEEAVSAFLQGRVGFLAIPALVEDALAALPAAPATSLEALLQADADARRVTRQMIEHRSPGGAPATPPQDARHG; encoded by the coding sequence ATGTCCTCCCCCGCCGACATCCGCCGGGTCGCGGTCCTCGGAGCCACCGGCTCCATCGGCACCTCCGCGCTCGATGTCATCGCCCGCCATCCGCAGCGCATGCGTGCCACCGTCCTCGCAGCCGGCGGCCGGGTCGATGCCCTGCTGCAGCTGTGCGTCGCGCACCGCCCCGAACACGCGGTGATCGCCGACCCGGCCCTGTACCCGCGCCTGCGCGACGGGCTGCGCGAGGCCGGCCTGGATACCCGCGCCCATGCCGGCGACGAGGCCCTGCAGGCGCTGGCCGCCGGGCCCGACTGCGACACCGTGGTCGCCGCCATCGTCGGTGCCGCCGGACTGGGCTCGACCCTGGCCGCGGCCCGCGCCGGCAAGCGCCTGCTGCTGGCCAACAAGGAATCCCTGGTCCTGGCCGGCGAGCTGGTCATGGCCGCCGTCCGCGAGGCCGGCGCCGAGATCGTGCCGATCGACAGCGAACACAGCGCGGTGTTCCAGTGCCTGCGCTCCTGCCGCGACACCGGCGTGCGCCGGATCGTGCTGACCGCCTCCGGCGGCCCGTTCCGCGGTCGCAGCCATGCCTCGCTGGCCGAGGTCACCCCGGCCCAGGCCGTGGCCCATCCCAAGTGGTCGATGGGGCCGAAGATCTCGGTCGACTCGGCCACCCTGATGAACAAGGGCCTGGAAGTGATCGAGGCCCACCATCTGTTCGGCCTGCCCGGGTCGCGGATCGACGTGCTGGTCCACCCGCAGAGCCTGGTCCATGCCCTGGTCGAATACGTGGACGGCTCCACCCTCGCCCAGCTCGGCCTGCCGGACATGCGCACGGCGCTGGCAGTTGGCCTGGGCTGGCCGGAACGGATCGAATCCGGCGTGGCCGGGCTGGACCTGCTCAGCCAGGGCCGGCTGGAGTTCGAGGCGCCGGACATGGACGCCTTCCCCTGCCTGGGCCTGGCCCGCGGGGCGATGGAAGCCGGCGGAACCGCCCCCGCGGTGCTCAACGCCGCCAACGAGGAGGCGGTTTCAGCCTTTCTTCAGGGCCGCGTGGGTTTCCTAGCCATTCCCGCGCTGGTCGAGGACGCCCTCGCCGCACTGCCCGCCGCGCCCGCCACCTCCCTGGAGGCGCTGCTGCAGGCCGACGCGGATGCACGCCGAGTGACCCGCCAGATGATCGAACACCGTTCCCCCGGCGGTGCCCCAGCCACGCCGCCCCAGGACGCCCGCCATGGGTGA
- the ftsB gene encoding cell division protein FtsB: protein MLRWVLLGLVVLLGWLQYRLWFGIGNAGEVTALAAQVEDQRRENSGLEERNAALAAEVRDLKEGVAAVEERARSELGMIKPGEVFYRVVEDSQPRPLPPPVPAPEER, encoded by the coding sequence GTGTTGCGATGGGTGCTCCTGGGGCTGGTCGTCCTGCTGGGATGGCTGCAGTACCGGCTCTGGTTCGGCATCGGCAACGCGGGCGAAGTCACCGCGCTCGCGGCGCAGGTCGAGGACCAGCGCCGCGAGAACTCCGGCCTGGAGGAGCGCAACGCCGCGCTGGCGGCCGAGGTGCGCGACCTCAAGGAGGGCGTGGCCGCGGTCGAGGAACGCGCCCGCAGCGAGCTGGGCATGATCAAGCCGGGCGAGGTGTTCTACCGCGTGGTCGAGGATTCGCAGCCGCGTCCGCTGCCGCCGCCGGTGCCGGCCCCGGAGGAACGCTGA
- a CDS encoding phosphatidate cytidylyltransferase, which produces MTRTRVIAALVMAPTAIAAILLLPTPWLAAVAALVMLTGLWEWLKLAGVDDSLPRTVLVGLNLLLMVLLVWASRSDTGFSPVLFQLATLAGAGGWVLSLLWLWRPGFGAADRPGNRALKLAAGTLAVVPAWCALCLVHSDGFAALGSEAEPLAHRWLLAALALVWAADTGAYFAGRYLGRRKLAPTISPNKTVEGAAGGVVAGIAAAIGFGWLAGAGVPQWPAVALVALVATLFSIVGDLVESLLKRQAGVKDSGDLIPGHGGVLDRIDGVLAALPVFAIGKEIAGF; this is translated from the coding sequence ATGACCCGTACCCGCGTCATCGCCGCCCTGGTCATGGCCCCGACGGCCATCGCCGCCATCCTGCTGCTGCCGACCCCGTGGCTGGCGGCTGTCGCCGCCCTGGTGATGCTCACCGGCCTGTGGGAGTGGCTGAAGCTGGCCGGCGTCGACGACAGCCTGCCGCGCACCGTGCTGGTGGGCCTGAACCTGCTGCTGATGGTCCTGCTGGTCTGGGCGTCGCGCAGCGACACCGGCTTCTCCCCGGTCCTGTTCCAGCTGGCCACCCTGGCTGGCGCCGGCGGCTGGGTGTTGTCCCTGCTGTGGCTGTGGCGGCCGGGCTTCGGCGCCGCCGACCGCCCCGGCAACCGCGCCCTCAAGCTGGCCGCCGGCACCCTGGCCGTGGTCCCGGCCTGGTGCGCGCTGTGCCTGGTGCATTCGGACGGCTTCGCCGCCCTCGGCAGCGAGGCCGAGCCGCTGGCCCATCGCTGGCTGCTGGCCGCGCTGGCCCTGGTCTGGGCGGCGGACACCGGCGCCTACTTCGCCGGGCGCTACCTGGGCCGGCGCAAGCTGGCCCCGACCATCAGCCCCAACAAGACCGTCGAGGGCGCAGCGGGCGGCGTGGTCGCCGGCATCGCCGCGGCCATCGGCTTCGGCTGGCTGGCCGGAGCCGGCGTGCCGCAGTGGCCGGCCGTGGCCCTGGTCGCCCTGGTCGCCACCCTGTTCTCCATCGTCGGCGACCTGGTCGAGAGCCTGCTCAAGCGCCAGGCCGGGGTGAAGGATTCCGGTGACCTGATCCCGGGCCACGGTGGCGTGCTCGACCGCATCGACGGCGTGCTGGCGGCCCTGCCGGTGTTCGCCATCGGCAAGGAAATCGCCGGGTTCTGA
- the ispF gene encoding 2-C-methyl-D-erythritol 2,4-cyclodiphosphate synthase — protein MAIDTAPFRIGQGYDVHVFGEGDHIMLGGVRVPHDHGVVAHSDGDVALHALCDALLGALALGDIGVHFPPSDERWRGADSLGLLRHCVALVGERGWKLGNADITIVCERPKVGPHAALMRQRIAETCGVDVDAVSVKATTSEKLGFTGRGEGIAAQAVALLVRA, from the coding sequence ATGGCAATCGATACCGCTCCCTTCCGCATCGGCCAGGGCTACGACGTCCACGTGTTCGGCGAGGGCGACCACATCATGCTCGGCGGTGTGCGCGTGCCGCACGACCACGGCGTGGTCGCGCACAGCGACGGCGATGTTGCGCTGCATGCGCTGTGCGACGCGCTGCTGGGCGCGCTGGCGCTGGGCGACATCGGCGTGCATTTCCCGCCCAGCGACGAACGCTGGCGCGGGGCCGACAGCCTGGGGCTGCTGCGCCACTGCGTGGCCCTGGTGGGCGAGCGTGGCTGGAAGCTGGGCAATGCCGACATCACCATCGTCTGCGAGCGGCCCAAGGTCGGCCCGCACGCGGCACTGATGCGCCAGCGCATCGCCGAGACCTGCGGCGTCGACGTCGACGCGGTCAGCGTCAAGGCCACCACCAGCGAGAAGCTGGGCTTCACCGGCCGCGGCGAGGGCATCGCCGCCCAGGCCGTGGCCCTGCTGGTGCGCGCGTGA
- the bamA gene encoding outer membrane protein assembly factor BamA, protein MTRFPVRRLLALALASSLSLSAMAQTAEPFTVADIRIDGLQRIAAGTVFTYLPVERGEVLDQGRAGETVRALYRTGFFEDVRVDRQGDILVITVTERPAINKLTLTGNKDIKSEDLLRGLKDIGLSEGETFDRLALDRVTQELTRQYNNRGKYNVQITPTVSPLDRNRVDVTIDVKEGKAAKIRHVNLVGADTFDNEQILDSWESKESSWLSWYRRDDQYSKEKLSGDMEKLNSWYLDRGYVDFNIDSTQVSISPDKREMYLSTSVTEGEIYKISEIKVTGDTILPQDVVERMVIPKAGDTFSRVLLEASADAITNTLSNIGYAFARVNPVPTPNRADRTVAINLQVMPGPRVNVRRIVFKGNSRTADEVLRREMRQFENSWYSQAAIDRSTVRLRRLGYFETVEVETPQVPGSGDQVDVVFNVKETTSGSFVFGIGYSQLAGMTASIQLSQNNFLGGGNRVSVEAQRSDYLQRYAFSYVNPFFTDEGVSLGYNVWWRELDYSDFNTAQYNSTNAAVQTVLGLPITEHSSVSLLFGIDSNQIQAWSGYTPQSIVDYLDAVGQRTFHAWRTELGWARDTRNDFFMPTRGTYQRLGLETTLPGSTAEYYKINYEFSRYWQLSPAFVLRTGLDLGYGDSYGSDTVRNLCYTPPSLVDTDGDGKADTWVPGDAPSSPCLPDSSDYRKTVSASGLPFFENFYAGGTRSVRGFRDNTLGPRSEVIAGYRGQALGGSLKTVGQLEMVFPKLFDSNAARVSAFVDFGNVFNGVDEFDTGELRASAGVALLWRAPVGPISISYAYPFKKKEGDEIERLQFTFGGGF, encoded by the coding sequence ATGACGCGATTCCCCGTTCGCCGCCTGCTCGCCCTCGCCCTCGCCTCGTCCCTGAGCCTGTCGGCGATGGCGCAGACGGCCGAGCCGTTCACCGTCGCGGACATCCGCATCGACGGGCTGCAGCGCATCGCGGCCGGCACCGTGTTCACCTACCTGCCGGTCGAGCGCGGCGAGGTCCTGGACCAGGGCCGCGCCGGCGAGACCGTGCGCGCCCTGTACCGCACCGGCTTCTTCGAGGACGTGCGCGTGGACCGCCAGGGCGACATCCTGGTGATCACCGTGACCGAGCGCCCGGCGATCAACAAGCTCACGCTGACCGGCAACAAGGACATCAAGAGCGAGGACCTGCTGCGCGGCCTGAAGGACATCGGCCTGTCCGAAGGCGAGACCTTCGACCGCCTGGCCCTGGACCGCGTTACCCAGGAACTGACCCGCCAGTACAACAACCGCGGCAAGTACAACGTCCAGATCACGCCCACGGTCAGCCCGCTGGACCGCAACCGCGTGGACGTGACCATCGACGTCAAGGAAGGCAAGGCAGCCAAGATCCGCCACGTCAACCTGGTCGGCGCCGACACCTTCGACAATGAGCAGATCCTGGACAGCTGGGAGTCCAAGGAAAGCTCGTGGCTGTCCTGGTACCGCCGCGACGACCAGTACTCCAAGGAGAAGCTCTCCGGCGACATGGAGAAGCTGAACTCCTGGTACCTGGACCGCGGCTACGTCGACTTCAACATCGACTCCACCCAGGTCTCGATCAGCCCCGACAAGCGCGAGATGTACCTCAGCACCTCGGTCACCGAGGGCGAGATCTACAAGATCTCCGAGATCAAGGTCACCGGCGACACCATCCTGCCGCAGGACGTGGTCGAGCGCATGGTGATCCCGAAGGCCGGCGACACCTTCTCGCGCGTGCTGCTGGAAGCCAGCGCCGACGCCATCACCAATACCCTGAGCAACATCGGCTACGCGTTCGCCCGGGTGAACCCGGTGCCGACCCCGAACCGCGCCGACCGCACCGTGGCGATCAACCTGCAGGTGATGCCGGGCCCGCGCGTCAACGTGCGCCGGATCGTGTTCAAGGGCAACTCGCGCACCGCCGACGAGGTCCTGCGCCGCGAGATGCGCCAGTTCGAGAACTCCTGGTACTCGCAGGCGGCGATCGACCGCTCCACCGTGCGCCTGCGCCGCCTCGGCTACTTCGAGACGGTCGAGGTCGAGACCCCGCAGGTCCCCGGCAGCGGCGACCAGGTCGACGTGGTGTTCAACGTCAAGGAGACCACCTCCGGCAGCTTCGTGTTCGGCATCGGCTACTCGCAGCTGGCCGGCATGACCGCGTCGATCCAGCTGTCGCAGAACAACTTCCTCGGCGGCGGCAACCGCGTGTCGGTCGAGGCGCAGCGCAGCGACTACCTGCAGCGCTATGCGTTCTCCTACGTCAATCCGTTCTTCACCGACGAAGGCGTGTCGCTGGGCTACAACGTCTGGTGGCGCGAGCTGGACTACTCGGACTTCAACACCGCCCAGTACAACAGCACCAACGCCGCGGTACAGACCGTGCTCGGCCTGCCGATCACCGAGCACAGCTCGGTCTCGCTGCTGTTCGGCATCGACAGCAACCAGATCCAGGCCTGGTCCGGCTACACCCCGCAGTCGATCGTCGACTACCTCGACGCGGTCGGCCAGCGCACCTTCCACGCCTGGCGCACCGAACTGGGCTGGGCGCGCGACACCCGCAACGACTTCTTCATGCCGACGCGCGGCACCTACCAGCGCCTGGGCCTGGAGACGACCCTGCCGGGTTCGACCGCCGAGTACTACAAGATCAACTACGAGTTCTCGCGCTACTGGCAGCTCAGCCCGGCCTTCGTGCTGCGCACCGGCCTGGACCTGGGCTACGGCGACAGCTACGGCAGCGACACCGTCCGCAACCTCTGCTACACCCCGCCGAGCCTGGTCGACACCGACGGCGACGGCAAGGCCGACACCTGGGTGCCGGGCGACGCGCCGTCCAGCCCGTGCCTCCCGGATTCGTCGGACTACCGCAAGACCGTCTCCGCCTCCGGCCTGCCGTTCTTCGAGAACTTCTACGCCGGTGGTACCCGCTCGGTGCGTGGCTTCCGCGACAACACCCTGGGCCCGCGCTCGGAAGTCATCGCCGGCTACCGCGGCCAGGCGCTGGGTGGCTCGCTGAAGACCGTCGGCCAGCTGGAAATGGTGTTCCCGAAGCTGTTCGACAGCAACGCCGCGCGCGTCTCGGCCTTCGTCGACTTCGGCAACGTGTTCAACGGCGTGGACGAGTTCGACACCGGCGAGCTGCGTGCCTCGGCCGGCGTGGCCCTGCTGTGGCGCGCCCCGGTCGGTCCGATCTCGATCAGCTACGCCTACCCCTTCAAGAAGAAGGAGGGCGACGAGATCGAGCGCCTGCAGTTCACTTTCGGCGGCGGCTTCTGA